A genomic window from Armatimonadota bacterium includes:
- a CDS encoding SIS domain-containing protein: MDRVKNYLNDVAQLLIEAPTEDIRKIASLVMDAYLSGKQVFIMGNGGSAATASHLACDLQKGIGCLNPDKKFRVMALTDNVPIMTAWANDTDYSNIFAEQLATWVEPGDLVIGISGSGNSPNIIKGIEVAKEKGAITAGLSGFKGGKLAQVADHNVVVLSDNMQHIEDVHMVISHLIFRYLLEELCR; the protein is encoded by the coding sequence ATGGATAGAGTAAAAAACTACCTAAATGATGTTGCTCAGTTGCTGATAGAGGCGCCAACGGAGGACATTCGTAAAATTGCATCTCTCGTAATGGATGCTTATCTCTCCGGCAAGCAGGTTTTCATCATGGGCAATGGCGGGAGCGCTGCCACTGCTTCACATCTAGCATGCGATCTGCAAAAGGGAATTGGTTGTCTCAACCCAGACAAAAAGTTTCGCGTAATGGCGCTCACGGACAACGTTCCGATAATGACCGCTTGGGCAAACGATACAGATTACTCAAATATTTTCGCAGAGCAATTGGCAACTTGGGTGGAACCAGGCGACCTAGTAATTGGCATTAGCGGCAGTGGAAACTCGCCCAATATTATTAAGGGAATTGAAGTTGCAAAGGAAAAAGGTGCAATCACTGCTGGCTTAAGTGGTTTCAAAGGTGGCAAGCTTGCCCAGGTGGCTGACCATAATGTCGTTGTACTTAGCGATAACATGCAGCACATCGAAGATGTTCACATGGTCATCTCGCATTTAATATTTCGCTACCTACTGGAGGAACTGTGCCGTTGA
- a CDS encoding GHMP kinase — MIITQTPLRISFAGGGTDFADFYRLDGGCVISSAVDKYIYVIIKERFDEKIRIGYSRTEMVDSIDEIEHELVRECLRKTGITHGVEISTMADIPSEGSGLGSSSSVTVGLLNAMYAYKGEIVPAEVLAREACEIEIDILGKPIGKQDQYIAAFGNLRFISFLPSEEVKVESINLDPEKKRRLSESLMLFFTGMTRSSSEILSEQKANIADRVDILRKMKQQAEEIRESLLNGHIDRLGEIMHQGWLYKKQLAGKISNSEIDNMYERALDAGALGGKIAGAGGGGFLLLYCPPERQNKVREALSNLRELNFNLERDGTKVIFNVRR; from the coding sequence ATGATCATTACGCAGACTCCGTTACGAATAAGTTTTGCTGGAGGGGGTACAGACTTTGCTGATTTCTACCGCTTGGATGGTGGTTGTGTAATCTCATCGGCGGTCGATAAGTACATCTATGTGATTATCAAAGAACGCTTTGATGAAAAAATCCGCATTGGCTATTCTCGAACAGAAATGGTTGATTCAATTGATGAGATTGAGCATGAGCTTGTTCGTGAATGCCTCCGAAAGACAGGCATAACGCACGGCGTCGAAATTTCAACCATGGCTGATATTCCCTCAGAGGGGTCCGGCTTGGGTTCTTCAAGTAGCGTGACCGTTGGTCTTCTCAACGCAATGTATGCTTACAAAGGCGAGATAGTGCCTGCCGAAGTTCTTGCTAGGGAGGCATGTGAAATTGAGATTGACATTCTAGGCAAGCCGATAGGGAAACAGGATCAATATATCGCAGCATTTGGCAACCTCCGCTTTATCTCGTTCTTGCCGTCCGAAGAAGTAAAAGTTGAGTCCATCAATCTTGATCCCGAAAAGAAACGCAGATTGAGCGAGAGCCTAATGCTCTTTTTTACAGGCATGACCCGCAGTTCGAGCGAAATACTTTCCGAGCAGAAAGCGAATATTGCCGACAGAGTCGACATACTAAGAAAGATGAAGCAGCAGGCTGAAGAAATCCGAGAAAGTCTGCTCAATGGGCACATAGACCGATTAGGTGAGATTATGCACCAAGGCTGGCTGTATAAAAAGCAACTTGCCGGAAAGATTAGCAATAGTGAGATTGACAACATGTATGAGCGGGCGCTTGATGCCGGCGCACTTGGCGGGAAAATCGCAGGTGCAGGTGGCGGCGGCTTCTTATTGCTCTACTGTCCGCCAGAGCGCCAAAACAAGGTTCGCGAGGCTCTCTCGAATCTCAGGGAGCTAAACTTTAACCTTGAACGAGACGGAACCAAGGTAATCTTTAATGTGAGGCGGTAA
- the rfbB gene encoding dTDP-glucose 4,6-dehydratase yields MKNILVTGGAGFIGSNFCRYMLEKYQDYNIIVLDALTYAGNLDNLADIQDNQRFMFFHGDIRDKTIVENLVRNVDAIVNFAAETHVDRSIADPGSFVLTDVYGVFMLLEACKKFGIEKFLHISTDEVYGSIQEGSFKEGDPLLPNSPYSSSKAGGELLARSYFVTYGLPVLITRGSNNFGPYQYPEKLIPLFITNALEDKPLPVYGDGKQIRDWIYVLDHCEAIDLVLHKGEIGEAYNIGGGNERMNIEITKFILSHLGKPESLIKYVADRPGHDRRYALDCTKIQALGWSPRHKFETALANTIDWYVKNEAWWRKIKEHQADYKEFTKKWYSERQ; encoded by the coding sequence ATGAAAAACATATTGGTAACTGGCGGTGCAGGGTTCATTGGCAGCAATTTCTGCCGATATATGCTTGAGAAATACCAAGATTATAACATTATTGTGCTCGACGCGCTGACGTACGCCGGAAACCTCGATAACCTCGCTGATATTCAAGATAATCAGCGTTTTATGTTCTTTCACGGCGACATTCGAGATAAGACAATTGTTGAAAACCTCGTGCGCAACGTTGATGCCATTGTAAATTTTGCAGCTGAAACGCATGTAGACCGTTCGATTGCCGACCCTGGCAGCTTTGTCCTCACAGACGTGTACGGAGTATTCATGCTTCTAGAAGCTTGCAAGAAATTCGGCATTGAAAAGTTCCTTCATATTTCTACCGACGAGGTCTATGGAAGCATTCAAGAGGGAAGCTTCAAAGAAGGTGACCCGCTTCTTCCGAACAGTCCATATTCATCAAGCAAAGCTGGCGGTGAACTTCTGGCTAGGTCTTACTTTGTAACCTATGGACTTCCAGTATTAATAACCCGCGGTTCGAATAATTTTGGGCCATATCAATATCCTGAAAAACTTATTCCATTGTTTATTACAAACGCGCTGGAGGACAAACCTCTGCCTGTTTATGGGGATGGAAAGCAAATTCGAGATTGGATCTACGTTCTTGACCATTGTGAGGCTATTGACCTAGTGCTTCACAAGGGAGAGATAGGTGAGGCATATAACATTGGTGGCGGAAACGAACGCATGAACATTGAAATCACCAAGTTTATCCTATCCCACCTCGGGAAGCCTGAATCGCTAATCAAGTACGTTGCCGATAGGCCAGGGCACGACAGGCGCTATGCATTAGATTGCACCAAAATTCAAGCACTTGGATGGTCACCCCGACACAAGTTCGAGACGGCACTGGCAAATACAATAGATTGGTATGTGAAGAATGAGGCTTGGTGGCGGAAAATCAAAGAGCACCAGGCAGATTATAAAGAATTTACCAAGAAGTGGTATAGTGAAAGGCAGTAA
- a CDS encoding dTDP-4-dehydrorhamnose 3,5-epimerase family protein, whose protein sequence is MIYGVKIKKLQPHADERGCLTEILRSDEEIFEKFGQIYVSLNYPGVIRAWHYHKKQDDFWAVVKGMIKAVMYDSREDSPTKGEIQEVFMGEQNPVLLRIPVGVMHGYKTIGTESSLLINLPTMPYNAADPDEYRLPYNTPDIPYDWDIKMR, encoded by the coding sequence ATGATTTACGGTGTGAAAATCAAAAAACTTCAGCCCCATGCCGATGAAAGGGGCTGTTTAACGGAGATTCTTCGCTCCGACGAAGAGATTTTTGAAAAATTTGGGCAGATATACGTATCTTTAAACTATCCAGGTGTTATACGCGCATGGCATTACCATAAGAAACAGGATGATTTCTGGGCTGTTGTTAAAGGCATGATTAAGGCCGTAATGTATGATTCACGTGAGGATTCGCCAACTAAGGGAGAAATACAAGAAGTTTTCATGGGGGAACAAAACCCAGTATTGCTCCGAATCCCGGTTGGTGTTATGCACGGCTACAAAACGATTGGAACAGAGTCGTCGCTACTTATCAACCTGCCTACAATGCCCTATAATGCAGCAGACCCGGACGAGTACCGCTTGCCTTACAATACGCCTGATATTCCATACGATTGGGATATCAAGATGAGATAG
- a CDS encoding glycosyltransferase translates to MKIAIVHDFLNQMGGAEHVLKIFREIYPEAPIYTTIYVPSAVCPSFKTADIRTSFMQKLPMIKKHFRRYLPLYQYAIELFDLSEFDVVLSSSSSFAKGVITQPHTCHICYCYTPMRFVWNYHTYIEQEPFSRLTKIVLPYIIHRLRRWDEITANRVDFYIAISEEVRRRIRKYYRREATVIHPPIDASRFKVSVQDDGYFVVLSRLLPYKRIDIAIEAFNRLKLPLKIIGDGRDLERLKKMAGPTVEFLGRIPDDEMYKCLSACRALIFPGLEDFGLAPVEAMACGKPVIAFAGGGALETVNDGVTGVFFYEQTPEAVAEAVSRFDPDRFDPYEIRKHAELFDVSVFKEQISTFVREKFHLYRTSAMLTGDERFGILARVSDRSFDFERKHTSDVTHDKRG, encoded by the coding sequence GTGAAAATCGCCATTGTTCACGATTTTCTCAATCAAATGGGCGGCGCCGAGCATGTTCTCAAAATATTTCGGGAAATTTATCCCGAGGCTCCAATTTATACGACTATCTATGTTCCTTCTGCTGTGTGCCCCTCGTTTAAAACTGCAGATATCCGAACATCCTTTATGCAGAAGCTTCCAATGATAAAAAAGCACTTCCGGCGGTACTTGCCTTTATATCAGTATGCAATTGAGCTTTTCGACCTCTCAGAATTTGATGTTGTCCTTAGCAGTTCATCGTCATTCGCCAAAGGAGTAATTACCCAACCGCACACATGCCATATCTGCTATTGCTATACGCCAATGCGGTTTGTGTGGAATTACCACACGTATATTGAACAAGAGCCTTTCTCGCGGCTTACAAAGATTGTTTTGCCTTATATTATCCATCGCCTCCGCCGATGGGACGAAATTACCGCAAACCGTGTTGATTTTTATATTGCGATAAGCGAAGAAGTAAGGCGGCGTATTCGTAAGTACTATCGTCGAGAGGCAACTGTCATCCATCCGCCAATTGACGCCTCTCGATTCAAGGTAAGCGTTCAGGATGATGGCTATTTCGTGGTTTTATCGAGACTCCTTCCTTATAAAAGGATAGACATTGCAATTGAAGCGTTTAATAGGCTCAAACTGCCCTTGAAAATCATCGGAGATGGGCGCGACCTCGAGCGCCTAAAGAAAATGGCTGGTCCTACGGTGGAGTTTCTTGGAAGGATACCAGATGATGAAATGTATAAGTGTCTTTCCGCCTGTCGGGCGTTAATATTCCCAGGTTTGGAAGACTTCGGCCTTGCTCCAGTTGAAGCAATGGCTTGCGGAAAGCCGGTGATTGCATTTGCTGGGGGCGGCGCGTTGGAAACGGTAAATGATGGGGTTACTGGAGTCTTCTTCTATGAGCAGACACCCGAGGCAGTGGCAGAGGCGGTTTCAAGGTTTGACCCCGACCGCTTTGATCCCTACGAGATACGCAAGCATGCCGAGCTTTTTGATGTCTCGGTGTTTAAAGAACAAATATCAACATTTGTAAGAGAGAAATTCCATCTGTATCGGACCTCTGCTATGTTGACGGGAGACGAAAGGTTCGGTATACTTGCGAGGGTGAGCGATAGAAGCTTTGACTTCGAGAGGAAACACACGTCGGATGTAACGCACGATAAACGAGGCTAG
- a CDS encoding glycosyltransferase family 1 protein yields MRIGINAQLYSSSASYRNAGISRYIRGLLTALAVCRDTQEIHVFLRDAERMEFLNELNMHWSCRRTESPLFRIAWEQAILPLLVRRLRLDILHAPAHVLPIACPSKSVVTVLDLSFLRFPQYFPQFQRQYLKWFTFWSVQRANAVITISEHSKREIVELLHVPENKVFVTPLGVDRNFHPVAGEEIARVASRYGIGENTILFIGTLEPRKNIHSLIAAFDVVRKKFNQRCTLVLAGGKGWFYHELFEFVRQLHLGDSIRFLGYVPAEDLPALYGAASVFVYPSVYEGFGLPPLEAMACGTPVITSSTTSLPEVVGDVGIMVEPHDVEALADAILRVLCDFDLRQEMKAKGIERAKRFSWEETARQTLKVYNNIF; encoded by the coding sequence ATGCGCATCGGGATAAATGCACAGCTCTATTCATCCTCGGCTTCTTACAGAAATGCCGGTATATCGAGGTACATTCGCGGATTATTGACTGCTCTTGCTGTTTGCCGCGACACTCAGGAAATACACGTGTTTTTGCGGGACGCAGAACGAATGGAATTTCTAAACGAACTCAATATGCACTGGAGTTGTCGGCGCACCGAAAGCCCTCTATTTCGAATTGCTTGGGAACAGGCAATTCTTCCACTGCTGGTCAGGCGGTTAAGGCTCGATATTCTTCATGCGCCTGCCCATGTGCTTCCCATAGCGTGTCCGTCCAAATCAGTGGTCACTGTACTTGATCTTAGCTTTCTGCGTTTTCCTCAATATTTCCCTCAATTTCAGCGGCAGTATCTTAAATGGTTTACTTTTTGGTCGGTTCAAAGGGCAAACGCAGTAATTACGATTTCGGAGCATTCGAAGCGCGAGATAGTGGAGCTTCTTCACGTTCCAGAGAACAAGGTTTTTGTCACTCCTCTGGGTGTAGATCGAAACTTTCATCCGGTTGCCGGCGAGGAGATTGCGCGCGTTGCTAGTCGGTATGGGATAGGAGAAAATACAATCCTTTTTATCGGTACCTTGGAGCCTAGAAAGAATATTCACTCTTTAATAGCGGCTTTTGACGTCGTGCGGAAAAAGTTTAACCAACGTTGTACTCTGGTTTTAGCTGGTGGAAAGGGTTGGTTTTATCATGAATTATTTGAATTTGTCCGACAATTACATTTAGGGGACAGCATAAGGTTTTTGGGTTATGTTCCTGCTGAGGACCTGCCGGCGCTTTACGGAGCGGCTTCTGTCTTTGTATATCCATCGGTCTATGAAGGTTTTGGACTCCCGCCGCTGGAAGCGATGGCATGTGGAACGCCGGTAATAACATCGTCAACAACCTCCTTGCCTGAGGTAGTCGGCGATGTGGGGATTATGGTGGAACCACATGACGTCGAAGCACTTGCTGATGCGATTTTGCGAGTATTGTGCGATTTTGATTTGCGTCAGGAAATGAAAGCAAAAGGCATAGAACGGGCAAAACGGTTTTCTTGGGAGGAAACAGCCCGTCAGACGTTGAAAGTGTATAACAATATCTTTTAA
- a CDS encoding O-antigen ligase family protein — protein MIELLLIIWIATIGADRIDFLGGTGDFILTPFLILSPLVLSFGFMHLMLKKSAPAVLVPRNTRQVIFLFTLLLILVLLSVVFGRDMRLGLKRFALLAIQVYGTLLGAIILANLKNPGRILLLGAYCGIVLSLLMNLGQLLYWLPTSLSDQIRNMSIIDFGPRLVGQFGPRLAGVSIDMNRGATLLMVYAFFVLKFSGRSPLRDAFFYLALVMILATLSRSGIAGFIIMGLVMLVQDGRIRLSSIAKAAVVFGGLGILLLFVARCTVLGTYLKIGRLLAERLSFGESESGGMHLMLVERGLEIASSSVQNFFLGTGFGSSRLLLNDVFIDKYANFHSIYISFLVETGILSLFVLLLLCCLPLVKSRNYMPMMLGLMVVNLFYQLSLEPIFWLSIVLLWTNIGFAGSKVRDT, from the coding sequence ATGATTGAATTGTTACTGATAATCTGGATTGCAACGATTGGTGCAGACAGGATTGATTTCTTGGGTGGCACAGGCGATTTTATCCTTACGCCGTTCCTCATCTTGTCGCCATTGGTGCTTTCATTTGGGTTTATGCACCTTATGCTTAAGAAGAGCGCCCCCGCGGTTTTAGTGCCGAGGAATACCCGCCAAGTTATCTTTCTCTTCACACTGTTACTTATTCTTGTGCTGTTGTCAGTGGTTTTCGGGCGAGATATGCGCCTGGGTTTGAAGAGATTTGCTTTGCTAGCTATTCAGGTTTATGGGACTTTGCTCGGTGCAATTATTCTAGCTAATTTGAAAAATCCGGGGCGTATTCTCCTCTTAGGCGCATATTGCGGCATTGTCCTCAGCCTTCTGATGAATTTAGGCCAGCTTCTATATTGGCTTCCTACCTCATTAAGTGATCAAATCAGAAACATGAGTATCATTGATTTTGGTCCACGGCTTGTTGGACAGTTTGGCCCTCGGCTAGCTGGTGTGTCGATTGACATGAACCGAGGGGCGACGCTTCTAATGGTTTATGCGTTCTTTGTACTGAAGTTTAGCGGTCGTTCGCCATTGCGCGATGCATTTTTCTATTTGGCGTTGGTTATGATATTGGCGACTTTATCTAGGTCTGGGATTGCTGGGTTTATAATCATGGGATTGGTTATGCTGGTTCAAGATGGCAGGATTAGGCTCTCGTCGATAGCAAAGGCGGCGGTGGTTTTCGGTGGATTGGGTATATTATTGCTTTTTGTTGCCCGATGCACGGTGCTAGGAACCTATCTTAAAATAGGTAGATTATTGGCGGAACGTCTATCTTTTGGCGAGTCAGAATCAGGCGGCATGCACTTAATGTTAGTTGAAAGGGGTTTGGAGATTGCTTCGTCAAGCGTGCAAAACTTTTTCCTTGGCACGGGTTTTGGTAGCTCAAGATTATTGCTTAATGACGTTTTTATAGACAAGTATGCTAATTTCCACTCAATTTATATTTCGTTTCTTGTCGAAACCGGTATTCTTTCCCTTTTTGTGCTGTTGTTGCTCTGCTGCCTACCCCTCGTAAAGTCTAGGAATTATATGCCAATGATGCTTGGGTTAATGGTGGTCAATCTTTTCTACCAACTTTCCCTGGAGCCGATTTTTTGGTTGAGTATAGTCCTTCTGTGGACAAATATAGGTTTTGCAGGCAGTAAAGTGAGGGATACTTAA
- a CDS encoding glycosyltransferase family 2 protein: MQRVYIIVLNWNGWQDTIECLESVFRSDYPDFQVVVCDNGSKDASVERIKEWAEGRYQVEIAPENPLRYLVFPPVPKPIEFQEYDRAKAEAGGEAGDTEPRLVIIRIDENLGFAGGNNVGIRYALAKGDCGYVWLLNNDTVVTPNALSGMVRRMVESPVAGMCGAKILYYDEPEKVQVLGGVSYNRWFGTTKQIGWLKSADVPYDLLEVERNMSYVTGACMLVSRQFLETVGLMSEDYFFYFEELDWVMRARGAFDLLYAPDSVVYHKEGRAVGGSSRAANCKSYISDYYYLLNKIKITRKFFPYALPTVYLGILGTLANRIRRRQWDRVGMVFKIWR; encoded by the coding sequence ATGCAGAGAGTCTACATCATTGTCCTCAATTGGAATGGTTGGCAGGACACAATCGAATGTCTAGAAAGTGTTTTTAGAAGCGACTATCCCGATTTTCAAGTGGTAGTGTGCGATAACGGCTCTAAAGATGCTTCGGTAGAGCGAATAAAAGAATGGGCTGAGGGACGGTATCAAGTCGAAATAGCGCCAGAAAATCCTCTTCGTTATCTAGTTTTTCCGCCGGTTCCCAAGCCTATTGAATTTCAAGAATATGACCGAGCCAAAGCGGAGGCAGGTGGGGAAGCTGGGGATACAGAGCCTCGGCTTGTTATCATAAGGATTGATGAAAACTTAGGATTTGCAGGCGGAAACAATGTTGGAATACGATATGCGCTTGCCAAGGGAGACTGCGGATACGTATGGCTGTTGAATAACGACACAGTGGTGACTCCAAATGCCTTAAGTGGCATGGTGCGTCGGATGGTAGAATCGCCGGTTGCTGGCATGTGTGGTGCAAAAATACTCTACTACGATGAGCCGGAAAAAGTACAGGTCCTCGGCGGCGTTTCATATAATCGGTGGTTCGGAACAACCAAACAAATTGGCTGGCTAAAATCGGCAGATGTGCCTTATGATTTACTAGAAGTGGAACGCAATATGTCATATGTAACTGGGGCATGCATGCTCGTATCTCGCCAATTTCTAGAGACAGTTGGTTTAATGAGCGAGGACTATTTTTTCTATTTTGAAGAGCTCGATTGGGTAATGCGCGCACGGGGTGCATTCGACTTGCTCTACGCTCCGGACAGCGTCGTCTATCATAAAGAAGGCAGAGCTGTTGGGGGAAGTAGCCGTGCGGCTAATTGTAAAAGCTATATTTCGGATTATTATTATCTGCTGAATAAGATAAAAATCACGCGTAAGTTCTTCCCTTATGCCCTACCTACTGTTTATCTAGGTATTCTCGGCACTCTTGCAAATCGAATTAGAAGACGCCAATGGGACAGGGTGGGTATGGTCTTTAAGATTTGGCGATGA